One region of Chryseobacterium sp. C-71 genomic DNA includes:
- a CDS encoding leucine-rich repeat domain-containing protein has protein sequence MKKLILSIAFLSLYNVKAQIDPIKFPTYTNIEDALKSEKTVYSMSFRDKGIFNVPPDLVKMDSLFFLNLMANNLEKMDNDIFSLKQLEILNINSNSIKFIPDEIGNLKKLTTFSMNLNGLTKINPNLSKLQQLKVVHFDANNLNVFPEALLEIPTLEEINLSSNQISFVSQDLNKIKNLKYLNLSANQINDLADVKFPEKIKYLELQQNAIVKLPDYLFKSKNLEFLNVSNNNLKEISSKVKGLKGVVSMNLANNQLKDLPTDFQQLKNLKTLILAGNPMENATIQKLKELMPQTQIYF, from the coding sequence ATGAAAAAATTAATTCTAAGCATTGCCTTTTTATCTCTTTATAACGTCAAAGCACAGATTGACCCCATCAAATTTCCCACCTATACCAATATTGAAGACGCTCTGAAAAGTGAGAAAACAGTTTACAGCATGAGTTTCAGAGACAAGGGAATTTTTAATGTTCCTCCTGATCTCGTGAAGATGGATTCTTTATTTTTCTTGAATCTGATGGCAAACAATTTAGAGAAAATGGATAATGATATTTTTAGTTTGAAACAATTGGAAATTTTAAACATTAATTCAAACAGCATCAAATTTATTCCCGATGAAATTGGTAATCTGAAAAAACTGACTACTTTTTCAATGAATCTGAACGGTCTTACAAAGATTAATCCCAATCTTTCAAAACTTCAGCAATTGAAAGTTGTGCATTTTGACGCCAATAATTTAAATGTTTTCCCTGAAGCGTTGCTTGAAATTCCGACGTTAGAAGAAATCAACCTGAGCAGCAATCAAATAAGCTTTGTGTCGCAGGATTTAAATAAAATTAAAAATTTAAAATATCTAAATCTTTCTGCCAATCAGATCAATGATTTAGCTGATGTAAAGTTTCCAGAGAAAATAAAATATTTAGAGCTTCAGCAGAATGCGATTGTAAAACTTCCTGATTATTTATTTAAATCTAAAAATCTTGAGTTTTTGAATGTAAGCAATAACAATCTGAAAGAAATTTCTTCTAAAGTAAAAGGCTTAAAAGGTGTTGTGAGTATGAATTTGGCAAACAATCAACTGAAAGATCTTCCAACAGATTTTCAACAATTGAAAAATCTAAAAACATTAATTTTAGCAGGAAATCCTATGGAAAATGCAACCATACAAAAATTGAAAGAACTGATGCCTCAAACGCAGATTTACTTTTAA
- a CDS encoding BT0820 family HAD-type phosphatase, which produces MLSNKKIAVDFDGTIVDDAYPGIGKAKIFAFETLKKLQSQGFRLILWTYRHGKTLDEAVEFCKKNGVEFYAVNSSFEGEVFDSETQSRKLDADWFIDDRNLGGFPGWGEIYNIINERIEFRVEGKEVLAYSKLKKEKKKGLFW; this is translated from the coding sequence ATGTTAAGTAATAAAAAAATTGCTGTAGATTTCGACGGAACAATTGTGGATGATGCATACCCAGGAATTGGAAAAGCTAAAATTTTCGCCTTTGAGACTTTGAAAAAATTGCAGTCCCAAGGGTTCAGATTGATACTTTGGACGTACAGGCACGGCAAAACTCTTGATGAAGCTGTAGAATTCTGCAAAAAAAACGGTGTAGAGTTTTATGCAGTCAATTCAAGTTTTGAAGGAGAAGTTTTTGATAGCGAAACTCAATCGAGAAAACTAGATGCAGATTGGTTTATTGACGATAGAAACCTTGGTGGTTTTCCTGGCTGGGGAGAGATTTATAATATTATCAACGAAAGAATAGAATTCCGTGTAGAAGGCAAGGAAGTTTTAGCTTACTCAAAATTAAAAAAAGAAAAGAAAAAAGGACTTTTCTGGTAA
- a CDS encoding class I SAM-dependent methyltransferase yields MKTLTKFLLNKIPRPMLIQMSVWARPLIYQFFKGDQFFDPIDGRSYRKFLPYGYGKQRENALSPGTLSLERHRQMWLYLQNETDFFIKNCKVLHIAPEQEFLRKFKRMSNLNYISADLYSPIVDVKADILDLPFENESFDVIFCNHVLEHIEDDAKAISELYRVMKPGGWGIIQVPMKNSLEKTYEDFTIKDPKERQKHFGQYDHVRWYGMDYFDRLRKAGFETEPNFYSKQFSDAEILKYGLNHNEILPVVYKK; encoded by the coding sequence ATGAAAACGCTGACCAAGTTTTTACTTAATAAAATCCCTCGTCCGATGCTTATTCAGATGAGTGTTTGGGCGCGTCCGTTGATTTATCAGTTTTTTAAAGGTGATCAGTTTTTCGACCCTATTGATGGAAGATCATACCGGAAATTTTTGCCTTACGGTTACGGAAAACAGAGAGAAAACGCTTTGTCTCCTGGAACTTTGAGCTTAGAAAGACACCGTCAGATGTGGCTGTATCTTCAGAATGAAACCGATTTTTTCATTAAAAATTGTAAAGTTCTGCACATCGCTCCCGAACAGGAATTTTTGAGGAAATTCAAAAGAATGAGCAACCTCAATTATATTTCGGCGGATCTTTATTCACCGATTGTAGATGTGAAAGCTGATATTTTAGATTTACCTTTCGAAAATGAGAGTTTTGACGTCATTTTTTGCAATCATGTTTTAGAGCATATTGAAGATGATGCTAAAGCGATCAGCGAACTGTATCGTGTTATGAAGCCTGGCGGTTGGGGAATTATTCAGGTTCCGATGAAAAATTCTTTGGAAAAAACATATGAAGATTTCACCATTAAGGACCCGAAAGAACGTCAGAAACATTTCGGGCAGTACGACCACGTTCGCTGGTACGGAATGGATTATTTTGACCGTTTGAGAAAAGCAGGTTTTGAAACAGAACCCAATTTCTACTCAAAACAGTTCTCTGATGCGGAAATTTTAAAATACGGACTCAATCACAACGAGATATTACCTGTGGTTTATAAAAAATAG
- a CDS encoding IS110 family transposase, producing MKNYFVGIDISKDTLDVCVMSENDEKEIFFKVENSVEGVEKMISTNVRKDSQLRYCFENTGNYGLLLAKILENHNLPYYQIPALEIKLSQGIQRGKNDKVDSWRIARYAKVHCNELKIHALPEKEILIIKNLLTYRNHLIKIRTQFKNEKQSFHQINKIADVSYQIDEIAEHIKRLDNNIDLVEKRIQQEIDKQQQISTNYKKITKVKGVGMLTAAYMIVLTNNFTAFQNPRKFNCYAGLAPFEHCSGTSIKGKTKTSKLRNKRIKTVLFNGANSAVIYDEELKSYYKRKKEEGKAHNSIINAVCCKLVYRMFAVVKREEPFVNLVRYNLHMS from the coding sequence ATGAAAAATTATTTTGTCGGAATAGACATTTCTAAAGATACATTGGATGTCTGTGTAATGAGTGAGAATGACGAAAAAGAGATTTTCTTTAAGGTAGAAAACTCGGTTGAAGGAGTTGAAAAGATGATTTCAACTAACGTAAGAAAGGATTCCCAGTTACGGTATTGCTTTGAAAACACCGGTAACTACGGGCTTCTTCTTGCTAAAATATTAGAAAACCATAATCTGCCTTATTATCAGATTCCTGCCTTGGAAATAAAGTTGAGTCAGGGAATTCAGAGAGGGAAAAATGATAAAGTAGATTCGTGGAGAATAGCAAGGTATGCAAAAGTTCACTGTAATGAACTCAAAATCCATGCTCTTCCGGAGAAAGAAATTCTTATAATAAAAAACCTTCTGACCTACAGAAACCATTTGATAAAGATAAGAACGCAGTTTAAAAATGAGAAACAATCTTTTCATCAAATAAATAAAATTGCCGATGTTAGCTATCAAATAGATGAGATTGCAGAACACATCAAACGATTGGACAACAATATTGATTTGGTAGAAAAAAGAATACAGCAGGAAATTGATAAACAACAGCAAATAAGCACGAATTATAAGAAAATAACCAAAGTAAAAGGAGTAGGTATGCTGACCGCTGCTTATATGATTGTTTTGACTAATAATTTTACAGCGTTTCAGAATCCCAGAAAATTCAATTGCTATGCAGGTTTAGCTCCCTTTGAGCATTGCTCGGGAACGAGTATTAAAGGAAAGACCAAAACCAGCAAGCTTAGAAATAAGAGGATTAAAACGGTACTCTTTAATGGTGCAAATTCGGCAGTTATTTACGATGAGGAGCTAAAATCTTATTACAAGAGAAAAAAAGAAGAGGGAAAAGCCCATAATTCCATTATTAATGCTGTTTGCTGTAAACTTGTTTACAGAATGTTTGCCGTTGTAAAAAGAGAAGAACCTTTCGTAAATTTAGTGAGATATAATTTGCATATGTCTTAG
- the map gene encoding type I methionyl aminopeptidase: MIQLKTIDEIRLMRESAQLVSRTLGMLAKEIKPGITTLYLDKLAHDFIKDHGAEPAFLGYGGFPYSLCISPNEQVVHGFPSKEEIKEGDVLSVDCGAVLNGFVGDHAYTFEIGEVKPEIKKLLQVTKDSLYKGIAQCVRGKRIGDISHAIQSYCEKEGYGVVKELVGHGLGRKMHEDPSVPNYGKQGSGKVIKDGLTIAIEPMINLGTEKVKFHNDGWTVTTLDNQTSAHFEHDVAVVNGKPVLLSTFKYVYEALGIESDEEKPFQMEF; the protein is encoded by the coding sequence ATGATTCAATTAAAAACAATAGACGAAATTCGTCTGATGAGAGAAAGTGCTCAGTTGGTTTCCAGAACATTAGGAATGTTGGCAAAGGAAATCAAGCCTGGGATTACCACTTTATATTTAGATAAATTGGCGCATGATTTCATCAAAGATCATGGTGCAGAGCCTGCATTTTTAGGATATGGAGGTTTTCCTTATTCGCTGTGTATTTCACCAAATGAGCAGGTAGTTCATGGTTTTCCAAGCAAAGAAGAAATCAAAGAAGGCGATGTGCTTTCTGTAGATTGCGGAGCGGTTTTGAATGGTTTCGTTGGCGATCACGCTTACACATTTGAAATTGGTGAAGTAAAACCTGAAATCAAAAAACTACTTCAGGTAACCAAAGATTCGTTGTATAAAGGAATCGCACAATGTGTAAGAGGAAAAAGAATCGGAGACATATCTCATGCAATTCAATCATACTGTGAAAAAGAAGGTTATGGTGTTGTGAAAGAATTGGTAGGGCATGGTTTAGGCAGAAAAATGCACGAAGATCCTAGTGTTCCGAACTACGGAAAACAGGGAAGTGGAAAAGTCATTAAAGACGGTTTGACAATTGCGATAGAGCCAATGATCAATTTGGGAACTGAAAAAGTGAAGTTCCACAATGACGGCTGGACGGTGACGACGCTTGACAACCAAACTTCGGCACATTTTGAACATGACGTTGCTGTGGTGAATGGTAAACCTGTTTTGCTTTCTACCTTTAAGTATGTTTACGAAGCTTTAGGCATCGAAAGTGATGAAGAAAAGCCATTTCAAATGGAATTTTAA
- a CDS encoding multidrug efflux SMR transporter: MNWIILIIAGLFEVGFASCLGKVKETSGNEMYWWFGGFLVCLTISMLLLIKATETLPIGTAYAVWTGIGAVGTVLMGILVFKDPVTFWRMFFICTLIGSVIGLKAVSH; the protein is encoded by the coding sequence ATGAATTGGATTATTTTAATTATCGCCGGATTGTTTGAAGTTGGTTTTGCTTCTTGTTTGGGAAAAGTAAAAGAAACATCAGGAAACGAAATGTATTGGTGGTTTGGTGGTTTTTTAGTTTGTCTTACAATCAGTATGCTTTTACTTATTAAAGCTACAGAAACTTTACCCATCGGAACTGCTTATGCGGTCTGGACGGGAATTGGTGCCGTGGGAACGGTCTTAATGGGAATTTTAGTTTTTAAAGATCCTGTGACCTTTTGGAGAATGTTTTTTATCTGTACGCTTATAGGTTCTGTAATTGGGTTAAAAGCAGTTTCTCATTAG
- a CDS encoding acyl-ACP desaturase, translating to MYNKLVRKEVMGILEKEVGSFLDKFLTPIEKIWQPSDYLPDPSSENFKYDLDEIQTFAREMPYDLFVTLIGDCITEEALPSYESWLMSVDGIDQEKSGPSWASWIRSWTGEENRHGDLLNKYLYLCGRVNMRQVEITTQYLISDGFDIGTSMDPYRNFVYTSFQETATNISHRRVGTLAKQSGNGKLAKMCGVIAADEARHAKAYKHFVAKILELDPSEMILAFEDMMRKKIVMPAHMMRQSGQKAGELWGHFSDAAQRCMVYTGQDYINIMKDLLDEWKIEHITGLTEKAEKAQEYLMKLPNRLQKITDRVSTPDLQFQFSWVKD from the coding sequence ATGTATAATAAGCTCGTAAGAAAAGAGGTAATGGGTATTCTAGAAAAGGAAGTAGGTTCTTTTCTAGATAAGTTTTTGACGCCAATCGAAAAGATCTGGCAGCCATCAGACTATTTACCAGATCCTTCAAGCGAAAATTTTAAATATGATTTAGATGAAATTCAGACTTTTGCACGTGAGATGCCTTACGACCTTTTTGTGACTTTAATTGGCGATTGTATCACTGAAGAAGCTTTACCTTCTTACGAATCTTGGTTAATGAGCGTTGACGGAATTGATCAGGAAAAAAGCGGACCGAGTTGGGCAAGCTGGATAAGATCCTGGACAGGTGAAGAAAACAGACATGGAGATTTATTGAATAAATATCTTTATCTGTGTGGAAGAGTAAATATGAGACAGGTTGAGATTACCACGCAATATTTAATTAGCGATGGTTTTGATATTGGGACAAGTATGGATCCTTATAGAAATTTTGTTTACACAAGCTTTCAGGAAACTGCAACCAATATTTCTCACAGAAGAGTAGGGACTTTGGCAAAACAGTCCGGAAACGGAAAATTAGCAAAAATGTGTGGTGTCATTGCTGCAGATGAAGCAAGACACGCAAAAGCTTACAAACATTTCGTAGCTAAAATTCTTGAGTTGGATCCTTCTGAGATGATTTTGGCATTTGAAGATATGATGCGAAAAAAAATCGTAATGCCTGCTCACATGATGAGACAGTCGGGACAAAAAGCCGGTGAACTTTGGGGACATTTCTCAGATGCGGCGCAAAGATGTATGGTTTATACAGGTCAGGATTATATCAACATCATGAAAGATTTATTAGACGAATGGAAAATTGAACACATTACAGGTCTTACCGAAAAAGCAGAAAAAGCTCAGGAATATTTAATGAAACTTCCAAACAGATTGCAGAAAATCACTGACAGAGTTTCGACTCCGGATTTGCAATTTCAGTTTAGTTGGGTGAAAGATTAA
- the gpmI gene encoding 2,3-bisphosphoglycerate-independent phosphoglycerate mutase gives MSKKAIIAILDGWGLGQNPEVSALAQANTPFIDSCYQKYPHTTLEASGLAVGLPLGQMGNSEVGHMNLGAGRVVYQNLVKLNMAVENGTLGHEEVIQEAFAYAKAEKKNVHFIGLVSNGGVHSHINHLKGLLTAASEYGLHENVYVHAFTDGRDCDPHSGLGFIRELQDHMSTTTGALATIIGRYYAMDRDRRWERVKLAYDAMVNGIGERTMNAASLIQNSYNEGVTDEFIKPIILVKDTQIGNEVPVGKIVDNDVVICFNFRTDRGREITEVLCQHDMPEYFMRKLNLHYVTLTNYDKTYENVKVVFDEDVLKETMGEILERNGKSQIRIAETEKYPHVTFFFSGGREEEFHGEKRLLCPSPKDVPTYDLKPEMSAYEITNSILPELENETADFICLNFANTDMVGHTGVFEAAVKAAETVDKCIEKVATTAYEHGYAVFILADHGNSDVMINADGSPNTQHSTNLVPLIVMDKDHEWNLKPGKLGDMAPTILSVMGVEIPAIMTGDILVS, from the coding sequence ATGTCAAAAAAAGCAATAATAGCAATACTTGACGGATGGGGTTTGGGTCAAAATCCTGAAGTTTCTGCATTAGCTCAGGCAAATACGCCATTTATAGATAGCTGTTATCAAAAATATCCACACACAACATTAGAGGCAAGTGGTCTTGCAGTAGGACTTCCATTGGGACAGATGGGAAATTCTGAAGTTGGACACATGAATTTGGGTGCCGGAAGAGTGGTATATCAGAATTTGGTTAAACTCAACATGGCCGTTGAAAATGGTACTTTGGGTCATGAAGAAGTGATTCAGGAAGCGTTTGCTTATGCTAAGGCAGAGAAAAAAAACGTGCACTTTATCGGTTTGGTTTCCAACGGAGGGGTGCATTCACATATCAATCATTTAAAAGGATTATTAACGGCTGCCAGCGAATATGGTTTGCATGAAAATGTATATGTTCACGCATTTACTGACGGGAGAGATTGTGATCCGCATTCTGGTTTAGGTTTTATCAGAGAACTTCAGGATCACATGAGTACAACGACTGGTGCTCTGGCAACGATAATCGGAAGATACTATGCAATGGACAGAGACAGACGTTGGGAACGTGTGAAATTGGCTTATGATGCAATGGTCAACGGTATCGGAGAAAGAACAATGAATGCAGCTTCTCTTATTCAAAATTCTTACAATGAAGGAGTAACTGACGAATTTATTAAACCTATTATTTTAGTTAAAGATACACAGATCGGAAATGAAGTTCCAGTAGGAAAGATTGTTGATAATGATGTGGTAATCTGCTTTAATTTCAGAACAGACAGAGGAAGAGAAATTACTGAAGTTCTTTGTCAGCATGATATGCCTGAATATTTTATGCGAAAGCTCAATCTTCATTATGTAACGTTGACCAATTACGACAAAACGTACGAAAATGTAAAAGTTGTTTTTGATGAAGATGTCTTAAAAGAAACAATGGGTGAAATTCTTGAAAGAAACGGAAAATCGCAGATCAGAATTGCCGAAACTGAAAAATACCCTCACGTTACCTTCTTCTTTTCGGGAGGTCGTGAAGAAGAATTTCATGGTGAAAAAAGATTGTTGTGTCCGAGCCCTAAAGATGTTCCGACTTATGATCTAAAACCAGAAATGTCTGCTTACGAAATCACCAATTCAATATTACCTGAATTGGAAAATGAAACTGCAGATTTTATCTGTTTAAATTTTGCAAATACCGACATGGTGGGTCACACAGGAGTTTTTGAAGCCGCAGTGAAAGCCGCAGAAACTGTTGACAAATGCATAGAAAAAGTAGCAACGACAGCTTACGAGCATGGTTATGCAGTTTTCATCCTTGCTGATCACGGAAATTCTGACGTAATGATCAATGCAGACGGTTCACCAAATACGCAGCATTCAACCAATTTGGTTCCATTAATTGTAATGGATAAAGATCATGAATGGAATTTAAAACCAGGAAAACTGGGTGATATGGCTCCTACTATTTTATCTGTAATGGGCGTTGAAATCCCTGCAATAATGACCGGAGACATTTTAGTTAGCTAA
- a CDS encoding alkaline phosphatase PhoX, producing the protein MKRKLLSVAALVLMTSSAFQAQTTIFGLQSSWKFYDLDAAPSANWKNTNFDASAWSSGNGPLGYGDPVTTTIHNGATGLPTAYFIKDFTVNLADLTNTLEFGVRRDDGIVVYLNGEEVVRDNMPTGTITHNTASLTTIDGAGETAINVFSILKSKFVQGVNRISIELHNRTGASSDLTIDAYLKNVGVITTCTGTHISCFTSIVPTSQTSKLIIPAEHRFQMILKEGDAYTEGGGLVGGLNDFTGYVPKSSSSTDGYLSVNHETSPGGVTMAEINYNPTSKLWALTKSRGVSFSAPSLVQTIRNCSGGVTPWGTVVTAEESVTGNDSNADGNHDYGWLVEIDPVTAQVMSHNPSGTKDKLWQMGKMNHENVVVNNAGTIAYYGEDGGTNLVYKYVMDTPNDLTSGNLYVLKLDQPLSGGNPTGTTATWVQVPNKQQADQNNTQALAQSLGGTAFNGVEDVEISPLDGKIYFTAKGLNKIYRLQDNGMTASQVEVFAGGATTQYSFNTAQGVKTETWGDGNDNLTFDELGNLWVLQDGGKNYIWVIAPDHTAANPKVKLFASMPAGSEPTGLTFTPDHKFGFFSIQHPNSTISTDIDATGNVIDYKGKSATMVVALQQFLGTTAVLGTTETVKETEVTVSPNPTSGLVKINSPKALKNLEVTAYSMDGKIVYQKKFSGNNSSLDLDFTSQLQVSRVLMLNIEAEGFQKTVKILKK; encoded by the coding sequence GTGAAAAGAAAACTACTTTCAGTTGCAGCACTTGTATTAATGACAAGCTCAGCATTTCAGGCTCAAACTACAATTTTCGGATTGCAAAGCTCTTGGAAATTTTATGATCTCGATGCAGCACCATCAGCAAATTGGAAAAACACCAATTTTGATGCTTCAGCTTGGTCTTCGGGTAATGGGCCATTAGGTTATGGTGATCCGGTAACAACTACTATTCACAATGGTGCTACGGGTTTACCTACTGCATATTTCATTAAAGATTTTACTGTAAACTTAGCAGACCTTACCAATACTCTGGAATTTGGTGTGAGAAGAGATGACGGTATCGTCGTTTATTTGAATGGTGAAGAAGTTGTGAGAGATAATATGCCTACAGGAACGATTACACACAATACAGCTTCTCTTACAACAATTGATGGGGCAGGAGAAACTGCTATCAATGTATTCTCTATTCTGAAAAGTAAATTTGTACAGGGAGTGAACAGAATTTCAATCGAATTACACAATAGAACTGGCGCAAGTTCAGATTTAACGATTGATGCTTATCTTAAAAATGTAGGAGTAATTACTACTTGTACAGGAACACACATTAGCTGTTTTACATCTATCGTTCCTACGTCTCAGACTTCAAAACTAATCATTCCTGCAGAGCATAGATTTCAGATGATTCTGAAAGAAGGTGATGCTTATACCGAGGGTGGTGGTCTTGTAGGTGGTCTGAATGATTTTACAGGTTATGTACCGAAAAGTTCAAGCAGCACAGACGGATATCTTTCTGTAAATCACGAGACCAGTCCTGGTGGGGTAACCATGGCAGAGATTAATTATAATCCAACCTCAAAACTTTGGGCTTTAACGAAATCAAGAGGCGTTAGTTTTTCTGCACCAAGTTTGGTACAGACCATCAGAAACTGTTCTGGCGGTGTTACACCTTGGGGAACAGTTGTTACTGCTGAAGAATCTGTAACAGGAAACGACAGCAATGCGGATGGAAACCATGACTACGGATGGTTGGTAGAAATTGATCCTGTTACTGCACAGGTGATGTCTCACAATCCTTCAGGAACTAAAGATAAACTTTGGCAAATGGGTAAGATGAATCATGAAAATGTAGTGGTAAACAATGCGGGAACAATCGCTTATTACGGTGAAGATGGAGGTACAAACTTAGTGTACAAATACGTGATGGATACTCCAAACGATCTTACATCAGGAAATTTATATGTTTTAAAATTAGACCAACCTCTTTCTGGTGGAAATCCTACAGGAACTACAGCAACTTGGGTTCAGGTTCCTAATAAACAACAGGCAGATCAAAATAATACTCAGGCACTTGCACAATCATTAGGTGGAACTGCTTTCAACGGTGTTGAAGATGTAGAAATCAGCCCACTTGATGGTAAAATATACTTTACAGCAAAAGGTTTAAATAAAATATACCGTTTACAGGATAATGGGATGACGGCCTCTCAGGTAGAAGTTTTCGCTGGCGGTGCTACAACGCAATACTCATTTAATACAGCTCAGGGTGTGAAAACTGAAACTTGGGGAGATGGTAATGATAACCTTACGTTTGACGAATTAGGAAACCTATGGGTACTTCAGGATGGTGGTAAAAATTACATTTGGGTAATTGCACCAGATCATACTGCAGCAAATCCTAAAGTGAAATTATTCGCTTCTATGCCTGCAGGTTCAGAGCCTACTGGTCTTACATTCACACCAGATCACAAATTTGGATTCTTCTCTATTCAACATCCAAATTCCACTATATCTACGGATATTGATGCTACAGGAAATGTGATTGATTATAAAGGGAAATCTGCCACTATGGTCGTTGCTTTACAACAATTTTTGGGTACAACTGCAGTATTAGGAACTACTGAAACTGTTAAGGAAACAGAAGTGACCGTTTCTCCAAACCCAACATCTGGTTTAGTGAAAATCAATTCTCCTAAAGCTTTGAAAAACCTTGAAGTGACTGCATACAGCATGGATGGTAAAATTGTTTACCAAAAGAAATTCTCAGGAAACAATTCATCTTTAGACTTAGATTTTACCTCTCAACTTCAGGTTTCAAGAGTTTTGATGCTTAACATCGAGGCTGAAGGATTCCAGAAGACCGTGAAAATTCTTAAAAAATAA
- a CDS encoding Crp/Fnr family transcriptional regulator — MNINEIIDNIYLLPTTSRDNLKQYIIEVKHQKGLILMESDKVVPHIYFLKKGIVRAFASSENNDITFWFGAEGEPVVSMKSYVEEKPGYESIELLEDCELYQLETSKLKALFNEDIHIANWGRKFAERELIKTEELIISRQYKTALERYKDLLRDKPYLIQRVQLGHIASYLGITQVSLSRIRAEIR; from the coding sequence ATGAATATCAACGAAATTATTGATAATATCTACCTACTTCCAACAACTTCTAGAGATAATCTAAAGCAATATATTATTGAAGTTAAGCATCAGAAAGGACTTATTTTAATGGAATCTGACAAAGTAGTTCCTCATATTTACTTTTTGAAAAAAGGGATTGTCCGTGCTTTTGCGTCGTCAGAAAATAATGACATCACTTTCTGGTTTGGAGCGGAAGGCGAACCGGTGGTTTCAATGAAAAGTTACGTTGAAGAAAAACCTGGATACGAAAGTATTGAGCTTTTGGAAGATTGCGAACTTTATCAATTAGAAACTTCAAAGCTGAAGGCTTTATTTAATGAAGATATTCACATTGCGAATTGGGGAAGAAAATTTGCTGAACGGGAATTGATCAAAACTGAAGAACTGATTATCTCAAGACAGTATAAAACAGCTTTGGAGCGGTATAAAGATTTGCTGAGAGATAAACCGTATCTCATCCAAAGAGTGCAGCTGGGACATATTGCCTCTTATTTGGGAATTACGCAGGTGAGTTTGAGCAGAATTCGTGCAGAAATAAGGTGA
- a CDS encoding translation initiation factor → MDLRDQLKNLFPEHEEQEFQMPEEQFKQKEPLVCKFEKKGRNGKPVTIVEGWEGSEEDLKKISKKIKTTLGIGGSEKDGTIIIQGDNRDKIMTILKDLGFKTKRVGG, encoded by the coding sequence ATGGATTTACGTGATCAACTCAAAAACCTTTTTCCTGAGCATGAAGAGCAGGAATTTCAAATGCCTGAAGAACAGTTTAAACAGAAAGAACCCTTGGTTTGTAAGTTTGAAAAGAAAGGCAGAAACGGAAAACCGGTGACCATCGTTGAAGGTTGGGAAGGTAGTGAGGAAGATTTAAAAAAGATTTCGAAAAAAATAAAAACCACACTGGGAATAGGTGGTTCTGAAAAAGACGGTACGATTATCATTCAAGGAGATAACCGTGATAAAATCATGACTATTCTTAAAGATTTGGGCTTTAAGACAAAAAGAGTCGGCGGATAA